The Candidatus Delongbacteria bacterium genome has a window encoding:
- a CDS encoding chemotaxis protein CheX — MSGWRADLARALEETLEQLAFMLVEEQEESCQAAAGSLCWARLELLSPLPGLLGVEMSPDLAARLLQMVTGDESGREALLLDTVAELANTVAGRFLNRRLGGGTEFQLGLPLAGRGELPDSGLVWQRQSYQVDGGCLRISVTGRDFS, encoded by the coding sequence ATGAGCGGGTGGCGTGCGGATCTGGCCCGGGCGCTGGAGGAAACGCTGGAGCAGCTGGCCTTCATGCTGGTGGAGGAACAGGAGGAATCCTGCCAGGCGGCGGCCGGCAGCCTCTGCTGGGCGCGGCTGGAGTTGCTGAGCCCGCTGCCGGGCCTGCTGGGAGTGGAGATGAGTCCGGACCTGGCCGCCCGCCTGCTGCAGATGGTGACCGGGGACGAGAGCGGGCGCGAGGCCCTGCTGCTGGACACCGTGGCCGAGTTGGCCAACACGGTGGCCGGGCGCTTCCTGAACCGGCGGCTGGGCGGCGGAACGGAGTTTCAATTGGGACTGCCGCTCGCGGGCCGCGGCGAATTGCCGGATAGCGGGCTGGTCTGGCAGCGACAAAGCTATCAGGTGGACGGCGGCTGTCTACGGATCAGCGTGACCGGGCGGGACTTCAGCTAA
- a CDS encoding response regulator, with protein sequence MSLRVLIADDSAMARMFLKRCLEATGLPCEVREAVNGREALDLLLLEPADVLITDLVMPVMDGEELLRQVKDDPLTAGVQVVVVSSASNESRRDRLIVMGAKAVLEKPLSPSNLAAVLQQESGDSWGEGEWA encoded by the coding sequence ATGAGTCTGCGCGTGCTGATCGCCGACGACTCCGCCATGGCGCGGATGTTCCTCAAACGCTGTCTGGAAGCCACCGGCCTGCCCTGCGAGGTCCGGGAGGCGGTCAACGGCCGCGAGGCGCTGGATCTGCTGCTGCTGGAGCCCGCCGACGTGCTGATCACGGATCTGGTCATGCCCGTGATGGACGGCGAAGAGTTGCTGCGGCAGGTCAAAGACGATCCTCTCACCGCGGGCGTGCAGGTGGTGGTGGTCTCCAGCGCCAGCAACGAGAGTCGCCGGGACCGGCTGATCGTGATGGGTGCCAAGGCCGTGCTGGAGAAGCCGCTCTCGCCCTCCAACCTGGCGGCCGTCCTGCAGCAGGAGTCCGGCGACAGCTGGGGGGAAGGGGAATGGGCATGA